In Geobacter anodireducens, a genomic segment contains:
- a CDS encoding MFS transporter yields the protein MLSGISGNVLILGMVSFLTDVSSEMIYPLLPLFLTTVLGAGPAFLGVIEGVAESTAALLKLVSGIVSDRTRSRKGLVLAGYALSSLARPLVAAATGPAAVLAVRFADRVGKGVRTSPRDALIADSSDSTVRGKAYGFHRAMDHAGALVGPLLATLLLAGAALDLRTVFWLSAVPGLLAVLLIILRVRDVERKRTSDGSILGAVPRGGLRRYLAVLVLFTLGNSSDAFLLLRAGQLGVPPARIPLLWAFFHLVKMLASTPFGALSDRIGRRRVIVAGWAVYALSYLGFAAAASEPACWLLFAVYGTFYGMTEGTEKAFVADLVPAEARGGAFGWYHFAVGVGALPASVLFGLIWERAGQGAAFLFGAGLAALAAVLLLALVREALPEERNSRAF from the coding sequence GCATCTCCGGCAACGTGCTCATCCTGGGGATGGTCAGCTTTCTGACCGACGTCTCCAGTGAGATGATCTATCCGCTGCTCCCCCTCTTCCTGACCACCGTGCTCGGGGCAGGCCCTGCGTTTCTCGGGGTGATCGAAGGGGTGGCCGAATCGACCGCGGCGCTGCTGAAGCTCGTCTCCGGCATCGTGTCCGACCGGACCAGAAGCCGCAAGGGGCTGGTCCTGGCCGGGTACGCCCTGTCGAGCCTGGCACGTCCCCTGGTGGCCGCGGCCACGGGGCCGGCCGCGGTGCTGGCCGTCCGTTTCGCCGACCGGGTGGGGAAGGGGGTGCGGACCTCGCCCCGGGATGCCCTCATCGCCGATTCATCCGATTCCACGGTCCGGGGGAAGGCCTACGGCTTTCACCGGGCCATGGACCATGCCGGAGCCCTCGTGGGGCCCCTGCTCGCCACCCTGCTCCTGGCCGGCGCCGCCCTGGACCTGCGGACCGTGTTCTGGCTCTCGGCCGTGCCGGGGCTCCTGGCCGTGCTCCTCATCATCCTGCGGGTCCGCGACGTGGAGCGGAAACGGACCAGCGACGGAAGCATTCTGGGGGCGGTGCCCCGGGGCGGGCTCCGCCGGTACCTGGCCGTCCTCGTCCTGTTCACGCTGGGCAATTCCTCCGATGCCTTCCTGCTGCTGCGGGCGGGCCAGTTGGGGGTTCCACCGGCGCGCATCCCGCTGCTGTGGGCCTTCTTCCACCTGGTGAAGATGCTGGCGTCCACCCCCTTCGGCGCCCTGTCGGACCGGATCGGCCGCAGGCGGGTCATCGTTGCCGGCTGGGCAGTCTACGCCCTCTCCTACCTGGGGTTTGCCGCAGCCGCATCCGAGCCGGCCTGCTGGCTGCTCTTCGCCGTCTACGGCACCTTCTACGGCATGACCGAAGGGACCGAAAAGGCGTTCGTGGCCGATCTCGTCCCCGCCGAGGCCCGGGGCGGCGCCTTCGGCTGGTACCATTTCGCCGTGGGCGTGGGGGCGCTGCCGGCCAGCGTGCTCTTCGGCCTGATCTGGGAGAGGGCCGGGCAGGGGGCGGCATTCCTTTTTGGCGCGGGGCTGGCTGCCCTGGCGGCGGTCCTGCTGCTCGCCCTGGTGAGGGAGGCTCTGCCTGAGGAGCGGAATTCGCGGGCCTTCTGA